A stretch of the Cyprinus carpio isolate SPL01 chromosome B4, ASM1834038v1, whole genome shotgun sequence genome encodes the following:
- the LOC109110474 gene encoding LOW QUALITY PROTEIN: low-density lipoprotein receptor-related protein 6-like (The sequence of the model RefSeq protein was modified relative to this genomic sequence to represent the inferred CDS: inserted 2 bases in 1 codon; deleted 5 bases in 3 codons; substituted 2 bases at 2 genomic stop codons), with protein sequence MGAVLQSLLLCTLCLQIRGLPLLLYANRRDLRLVDAARGRGNATVVVSGLEDAAAVDYVYEQGLIYWSDVSEEAIKRTLFXPSAPGGVQNTVVSGLASPDGLACDWMGNKLYWTDSETNRIEVSELDGTHRKVLFWQDLDQPRAIALDPARGYMYWTDWGEIPKIERAGMDGTHRSVIIDSEIYWPNGLTLDYDLQKLYWADAKFSFIHRSDLDGSRREVVVKGSLPHPFALTLYEDTLFWTDWNTHSIHACLKHTENSHEIHTNIFSPMDIHVYSQERQPLEVTIPCALKNGGCSHLCLLSPVKPYYQCACPTGVQLLDDNKTCRDGGAKLLLLVAGRRDVGGISVDAXVFSEILLQTDDIRHAIAIDYDPVEGHIYWTDDEVQAIRRSSLDGSEAQFVVTSQVNHPDGIAVDWIARNLYWTDTGTDRIEVTRLNGSMRKILISEELDEPRAIALDPVAGVCRCFMXLNVWGELPKIERAALDGTERLVLVNTSLGWPNGLALDYSERKIYWGDAKTDVIEVMEMDGSGRRVLVDDNLPHIFGFTLLGDYIYWTDWQRRSIERVHKHSLEREVIVDQLPDLMGIKATYVHQTFGVNPCAHANGGCSHLCLYKPQGVSCACPIGLELMADLSTCIIPRGLPAVLLLLFSRHTDIRRISLETNNNNVAIPLTGVKEASALDFDITDNRIYWTDITLKTISRAFMKHGALEHVVEFGLDYPEGMAVDWLGKNLYWADTGTNRIEVAKLDGQHRQVLVWKDLDSPRALALDPAEGFMYWTEWGGRPKIDRSAMDGSGRITLVPNVGRANGLTIDYAERRLYWTDLDTTLIESSNMMGLEREVIADDLPHPFGLTQYQDYIYWTDWSQRSIERANKTSGQNRTVIQGHLDYVMDILVFHSSRQSGWNACASTNGHCSHLCLAVPVSSFVCGCPAHYSLNYDNKTCSAPTSFLLFSQKTAINRMVIDELQSPDIMLPIHSLRNVRAAIDYDPLDRQLYWIDSKQSAIRRAQQDGNQSVTVVSGASLGLQPYDLSIDVYSRFIYWTSEVTNVINVTRTDGSRVGVVLRGEHDKPRAIVVNPERGYMYFTNLQERSPKIERAALDGTEREVLFFSNLGKPAALAVDSELGKLFWVDMDLRRIESSDLSGANRIVIEDSNILQPVGLTVFGNFLYWIDRQQQMIERIDKVTREGRTKIQARIASLSDIHAVRELHMDEYNKHPCTSDNGGCSHICIVKGDGSTRCSCPVHLVLLQDELSCGEPPTCSPEQFSCVSGEVDCIPQAWRCDGFAECDDSSDERDCPVCSDQEFQCDSKQCVDMTLRCNGEINCQDRSDENKCEVLCPMDQFTCANGQCIGRHKKCDHNTDCTDNSDEIGCYATEEPSFPPTNTIGSIVGVVMVLFVVGAVYFVCQRVLCPQMKDDAETMTNDFVVHGPAPVPLGYVPHPSSLTGSLPGMSRGKSVIGSLSIMGGSSGPPYDRTHVTGASSSSSSSSKGTYFPPILNPPPSPATVRSQYTMEFGYSSNSPSTHRSYSYRPYSYRHFAPPTTPCSTDVCDSVDYTPGRRAPHASSAAVKGYTSDLNYDSEPLPPPPTPRSQYLSAEENCESCPPSPYTERSYSHHLYPPPPSPCTDSS encoded by the exons gtACATGTATTGGACGGACTGGGGTGAGATCCCGAAGATCGAGCGCGCTGGGATGGACGGGACGCATCGCTCGGTCATCATCGACTCGGAGATCTACTGGCCCAACGGCCTGACGCTCGACTACGACCTGCAGAAACTCTACTGGGCCGACGCCAAGTTCAGCTTCATCCACCGCTCAGACCTGGACGGCTCGCGCAG ggaGGTGGTGGTGAAGGGCTCGCTGCCGCACCCGTTCGCGCTGACGCTGTACGAGGACACACTCTTCTGGACGGACTGGAACACACACTCCATCCACGCCTGcctcaaacacacagaaaacagccACGAGATCCACACCAACATCTTCTCACCCATGGACATACACGTCTACAGCCAGGAGCGGCAGccgctgg agGTGACGATTCCCTGTGCGCTGAAGAACGGAGGATGTTCTCATCTGTGTCTGCTGTCTCCGGTCAAACCTTATTACCAGTGCGCCTGTCCAACCGGCGTCCAGCTGCTGGACGACAACAAGACCTGCAGAGACG GTGGTGCGAAGCTGCTGCTTCTTGTGGCGGGGCGCAGAGATGTGGGGGGTATCTCTGTGGACGC TGTGTTTTCAGAGATATTGTTGCAGACCGACGACATCCGGCACGCCATCGCCATCGACTACGACCCGGTGGAGGGACACATCTACTGGACGGACGACGAGGTGCAGGCCATCCGCAG GTCGTCTCTGGACGGCAGCGAGGCTCAGTTCGTGGTGACCTCGCAGGTGAACCATCCGGACGGGATCGCCGTGGACTGGATCGCACGGAACCTGTACTGGACCGACACCGGCACGGACCGGATCGAGGTGACGCGGCTGAACGGAAGCATGAGGAAGATCCTGATCTCGGAGGAGCTGGACGAGCCGAGGGCCATCGCGCTGGACCCCGTCGCCGG tgtgtgtcgGTGTTTCATGTAGTTGAATGTCTGGGGTGAGCTGCCGAAGATCGAGCGGGCGGCTCTGGACGGGACGGAGCGGCTGGTGCTGGTCAACACGTCTCTGGGCTGGCCCAACGGACTGGCGCTGGACTACAGCGAGAGGAAGATCTACTGGGGAGACGCCAAGACCGACGTCATCGAG GTGATGGAGATGGACGGATCGGGACGGAGGGTGTTGGTGGACGATAACCTGCCGCACATCTTCGGTTTCACGCTGCTGGGGGACTACATCTACTGGACGGACTGGCAGCGGCGCAGCATCGAGCGCGTGCACAAACACAGCCTGGAGCGCGAGGTCATCGTGGACCAGCTGCCTGACCTCATGGGCATCAAGGCCACATACGTCCACCAGACCTTCG GTGTGAACCCGTGTGCGCACGCTAACGGCGGCTGCAGTCACCTGTGTCTGTATAAGCCGCAGGGCGTGTCGTGTGCGTGTCCCATCGGTCTGGAGCTCATGGCCGATCTGAGCACCTGCATCATCCCCCGAGGCCTTCCTGCTGTTCTCCTC CTGCTGTTCTCCCGCCACACAGACATCAGGCGCATCTCGCTGGAGACCAACAACAACAACGTGGCCATTCCTCTCACCGGCGTCAAGGAGGCGTCCGCACTCGACTTCGACATCACCGACAACCGCATCTACTGGACAGATATAACCCTGAAG ACCATCAGTCGTGCGTTCATGAAACACGGCGCTCTGGAGCACGTGGTGGAGTTCGGTCTGGACTATCCCGAGGGAATGGCTGTGGACTGGCTGGGCAAGAACCTGTACTGGGCCGACACGGGGACCAACCGCATCGAGGTGGCCAAACTGGAcgggcagcacagacaggtgctGGTGTGGAAGGATCTGGACAGCCCTCGAGCGCTGGCACTGGACCCGGCCgaggg CTTCATGTACTGGACGGAGTGGGGGGGGCGGCCGAAGATCGACCGCTCGGCCATGGACGGTTCTGGACGCATCACTCTGGTGCCGAACGTGGGCCGTGCGAACGGACTGACCATCGACTACGCCGAGCGGCGGCTGTACTGGACGGACCTGGACACCACGCTGATCGAGTCCTCCAACATGATGG GTCTGGAGCGTGAGGTGATCGCTGACGATCTGCCGCATCCGTTCGGACTCACGCAGTACCAGGACTACATCTACTGGACCGACTGGAGCCAGCGCAGCATCGAACGG GCCAACAAGACCAGCGGGCAGAACCGCACCGTCATACAGGGACACCTGGACTACGTCATGGACATCCTGGTGTTCCACTCGTCCAGACAGAGCGGCTGGAACGCCTGCGCCTCCACCAACGGTCACTGCTCACACCTGTGTCTGGCTGTTCCGGTCAGCAGCTTCGTGTGCGGCTGCCCTGCGCATTACTCACTCAACTACGACAACAAGACCTGCAGcg cgccCACATCCTTCCTGCTGTTCAGTCAGAAGACGGCCATCAACCGTATGGTCATCGACGAGCTGCAGAGCCCCGACATCATGCTGCCCATCCACAGCCTCAGAAACGTGCGCGCCGCCATCGACTACGACCCGCTCGACCGCCAGCTGTACTGGATCGACTCCAAGCAGAGCGCCATCCGCCGCGCGCAGCAGGACGGGAACCAG AGCGTGACGGTGGTGTCCGGCGCGAGCCTCGGCCTGCAGCCCTACGACCTCAGCATCGACGTCTACAGCCGCTTCATCTACTGGACCAGCGAAGTGACCAACGTCATCAACGTCACGCGCACCGACGGCTCACGGGTCGGAGTGGTGCTGCGCGGGGAACACGACAAACCGCGCGCCATCGTGGTCAATCCTGAGCGAGG GTACATGTACTTCACTAATCTGCAGGAGCGCTCTCCGAAGATCGAGCGTGCCGCTCTGGACGGGACGGAGCGCGAGGTGCTGTTCTTCAGTAATCTGGGGAAGCCGGCCGCTCTGGCCGTCGACAGCGAGCTGGGAAAACTCTTCTGGGTCGACATGGACCTGAGGCGCATCGAGAGCAGCGACCTGTCCG GAGCCAATCGCATCGTGATCGAGGACTCCAACATCCTGCAGCCGGTGGGTCTGACGGTGTTCGGGAACTTCCTGTACTGGATCGACCGGCAGCAGCAGATGATCGAGCGCATCGATAAGGTCACGCGCGAGGGACGCACCAAGATCCAGGCGCGCATCGCCTCTCTGAGCGACATCCACGCCGTCCGCGAGCTCCACATGGACGAGTACA ataAACACCCCTGCACCTCTGATAACGGCGGCTGCTCACACATCTGCATCGTGAAGGGAGACGGATCCACACGCTGCTCGTGTCCCGTTCACCTGGTGCTGCTGCAGGACGAGCTCTCCTGcggag AGCCGCCCACGTGTTCTCCGGAGCAGTTCTCCTGTGTGTCCGGCGAGGTGGACTGCATCCCTCAGGCCTGGCGCTGCGATGGCTTCGCTGAGTGTGACGACAGCAGTGACGAGCGAGACTGTCCCGTCTGCTCCGACCAGGAGTTCCAGTGCGACAGCAAGCAGTGTGTGGACATGACTCTGCGCTGCAACGGAGAGATCAACTGCCAGGACCGCTCCGATGAGAACAAATGTGAAG TTCTCTGTCCCATGGATCAGTTCACCTGCGCCAACGGCCAGTGCATCGGGCGGCACAAGAAATGTGACCACAACACGGACTGCACAGACAACTCGGACGAGATCGGCTGCT ACGCCACTGAAGAGCCGTCCTTTCCTCCCACGAACACCATCGGCTCTATCGTGGGTGTGGTGATGGTGCTGTTCGTGGTGGGCGCCGTGTATTTCGTGTGCCAGCGTGTCCTGTGTCCTCAGATGAAGGACGACGCCGAGACCATGACCAATGACTTCGTGGTGCACGGGCCGGCGCCGGTGCCGCTGGGATACGTGCCTCACCCCAGCTCTCTGACCGGCTCGCTGCCAG gcATGTCTCGCGGGAAATCGGTCATCGGCTCGCTGAGCATCATGGGAGGCAGCAGCGGTCCTCCGTATGACCGCACACATGTGACCGGAGCCTCGTCCAGCAGCTCCTCCAGCAGCAAGGGCACATACTTCCCTCCG ATCCTGAACCCCCCCCCGTCTCCCGCCACAGTGAGGTCACAGTACACGATGGAGTTCGGTTACTCCTCGAACAGCCCGTCGACGCACCGATCATACAG CTACAGGCCGTACAGTTACCGTCACTTCGCCCCTCCGACGACGCCCTGCAGCACAGACGTGTGCGACAGCGTCGACTACACGCCGGGCCGAAGAGCTCCGCACGCGTCCAGCGCCGCGGTCAAGGGCTACACCAGCGACCTGAACTACGACTCGGAGCCGCTGCCGCCGCCGCCCACCCCTCGGAGCCAGTACCTGTCTGCAGAGGAGAACTGTGAGAGCTGCCCACCGTCACCCTACACCGAGCGCAGCTACTCACACCACCTGTACCCGCCGCCACCCTCGCCCTGCACAGACTCCTCCTGA